The genomic window ACAGGAAGTCGCGTGGCTCCCCGCGTATCTCCCAGATGCCCTGGTCCTTCTCCCTCCAGCGCCCGGCCGCGGTGTCGGCACAGGCGACGAGGAAGCGCCGGACGTCGTCGTCGATGTCGCCGATCTGTTGTTCGAGGCGCACGGCCGCATCGAGCAGCTCGCCGTACACGTCGATCTGCCGCTGGTTCCACGCGCCGTTTCCGACGCGTACCGGCCGGCTGCCGCGCCAGCCGCGCAGATGCGGCAGGGTACGCTCGCTCAGGTCGTGCTCGCCGCGGACGCCGAACATGATCTGCAGCGCGCGGTCCTTGTGCAGGGATGGGGCCGCGGTGGTCAGGAAGGCGAAGAACTCGCTCGCCTCGTCGGGGCAGGCCGCGACCCACAGGGCGCCCATCGTCAGGGACGCGTCCCGTACCCACGTGTACCGGTAGTCCCAGTTGCGCTCGCCGCCGGCCCATTCCGGCAGCGACGTCGTGGCGGCCGCGACGATCGCGCCGCTGGGCTGGAAGGACAGCGCCTGCAGCACCCGCCCGCTGTGGTGCACCAGATCACGCCACGGGCCGTCGTAGGCCTGATGCAGGCCGGACCACGACTGCCAGGCGACGATCGTGCCGTCCAGCCGGGCCGCCAGTTCCGCCTGATCCCACACCCGCGCGGGAGTCTCCTCCGGCGTCGAGCACTGCATCGCGAAGTGCCGCGTCTCGCCCTCTCGCACCGTGAACACGCCGTACCCGCTGCAGTCGCCGATACAGAGGGGGACAGGCGTGGTCAGCACGAGCCGATCCACGCCGCCTCGGGCGGTCACGCCGCCCTCGACGACGGACAGGATCGGGTAGACCAGGCCGTACTCCGGCCGGGGCCGGTACTCGATCTCCATCGGCACCTCGCCACCGAGGCCGGACACCCGTCGGGCGAGCAGGTGCGGCACACCGACGCCGAGCCGATGGCCGCCGTCGTCCGGCCCGGCGAGCAGGGCGTCGGTGAGAACGACCGTGCCGCTTCCGGTGCGGAAGGTGGTCTCCAGCACCATCGTCTGCGGGAGATAGCGGCGCGTCGTCTCGTACGGGACCACCGGGCGGATCGCCCAGTGCCCGGCATCGTCGTCCAGCAGACGGGCGAAGACGGACGGCCCGTCGAATCGGGGAAAGCACAGCCACTCGGCCGATCCGTCCCGGCCGATGAGGCCGGCGGAATGACGATCGGACACCAACGCGAGGTCGGCGATGGGTGTGGTGCTCATCAGCGCCGGATACCCGGAGAAGAAGACGACGTTACGCACGGGCCGCAAAATCGCGGTAAAGCCGCACGCTCATCGGGACGCCGCCCGGCACCCGGTCAGGTCCCGAGCCGCCGGCGCTCGGCGGCTCGCAGGGCGTCCGCGGCCGTCAGCAAGGAGGCTCCGAGAAGCACGACGTCCTTCACCAGGAACTGCCCCGTGAGTGACAGCTTCGGTTCCCCGCGTGTCTCTTGCCACGCCTCGCGCGTCGTGGCCAGGAAGCTGAGGGTGGTGGCGAACATGCCGACGGCGGCGAAGCTGCCGAGCGCTGACGCCCGCGGCGCGAACGGTTTTGCCCCGATCAGCGAACCCACGACGATTTCGGTGACGCCGAGCAGCCTGGCGACATTCTTCTCGCCCATCCTGGCGATGAGCCACGCGAGCGGAGGGCTGGAGGTGACGAGGGGACGAATGTTCTCCACCTCGTAGTCTTCGAATTTTATCCGCCCGATCTCCAGAAGGTTGACCACAAGCCCATAGCGGATAGTCGAGATCCCCACGCTATGCGCTATTTTCCCGAAGCGGTGTATCTCCATGAAAGCCTCGCCGCTTATATCGCTGGATGCAGGACTCGAAACACCAGCCGATGCCGAGCATCAGGTCATGCCGCACCGTGTACGGACCTCGGGTCGTCGACCTTGAGCTTGGCTCCGGTGTCGGAGACGAACACGACCAGGAGCTTGGCCCGTTTGGTCCGGCTGGTGTTCTCGGTGACGACGTGGTGGGCGCCCGGCTGCTCAACCCAGTTCTCGCCTTGGCGGTAGATGCGCGCGGGCTCGCCGGCGAGCCCGCTGCGCACGGTGCCTTCGAGGACGTAGGCGTAGACGAACGCCGTGCCGTGACGATGCGGCCTCGCTCGTGCGTCGGGCGGGAAGTCGACGATCGCCGAGGTGAACGTCCTGCCCTTCACATTCGGGAGGCTCTGCTGAAGCAGAGGCGTGAGAGTCTCGGCGGGGTGCCTCGACGTCACGGCCACGGTCGGCGTCGTGACATGAGCGGGCCGGTCCCAGGTGGAGCGGGGCGCGGCCGCGGTCAACGTGGCGACGGCCAGCAGTCCCCCGGCGAACCGCATTCCGATCACAACGGGTCTCCTGTTCGGTCTTCTGTGACGCGGATGATCGTCTTGCCCCGGGTGCGCGTGGCGGGGGCGAACGCGGCGGGTGCCTCGGCGAGCGGCCGTACGGCGGCGACGACCGGCGTGAGCCGGCCGTCCCTCAGTCGCATCGCGAGCTCGGTGAGCCGGGCGCGGTCGGGTTCGACCACGAAGAAGACCGCCCGCCCGGCCTTGGGCTGAACCTTGGGCGGCAGGGTGATGGAGACAAGCGTGCCTCCGGCCCGGACCAGGGCGGCCGACCGGTCGAGAACGTCCCCGCCGATCACATCGAACACGACGTCGGCCTCGCCGGCGTTCTCCAGCTTCTCCGTCTGCAGGTCCAGGAAGGTGTCGGCGCCCAGTGCGAGCACCCTGTCCCGGTCGGCGGACCGGCCAGTGCCGATGACACGGGCGCCTGCCTCGCGGGCGAGCTGTACCGCGATCGAGCCGACGCCGCCCGCGGCGCCATGGATCAGGACGGTCTGGCCCGCGGTGAGGCGGCCGTGGTCGAACAGGCCCTGCCAGGCGGTCAGCCCGGAGATCGGCACCGCGGCGGCCAGGGTGTGGTCGACGTCCGCCGGCAGCGGCGCGAGATTGCGGGCCTCCACCGCGGTGTACTCGGCGAGCGAGCCGTTGCGGGTCCAGTCGGCCAGGCCGAACACCCGCTGGCCGACACTCAGACCGGTCGTGCCGAACCCCAGCTCTTCGACGACGCCCGACAACTCGTGCCCGGGCACGCTCGGCGTCCGGTCGCGGCCTGCGCGATCGGTCCACGTGGTCGGCCAGTCCAGCTCTCCAGGGGTGAAGCCCGCGGCGTGCACTCGCACGATGACGTCGTTCCCGGCCGCTTGGGGGTAGGGCACGTCCGACAGGGACAGCCCGGCGAGACCGGCTTCACGGTCCCGCACAGTTATGGCTTGCACAGAAGGGTCCTTCCCGGGAAGGGGCGCTCGAGCGCGCGGCCCGTTCACCGGCAGGGCTCGTCGCGGCTCGTCGGAGGAACGCGGCAGGTGGACGCCTTCACGTCCGGCTGATCGAGCTCATCTGCTCACGAGCGTTCGTCCGTCTGTCCCGTGTGGTTCTCATCGAGTGGTTCTCACCAGGGAGACGAGGTGACCCCCCGGGGTGTGACAGCTCAGACGTGAGAAAGCTTGTCCGGGTTGATGACCCTGCGGTACGCGCTGATCAGACCGTCGGTGATCTGAAACGTGTCCACGGAGTAGACACGGCCCTCCCGTTGGCACACCAGGGCGAGCTCGCCGCCGACCTCGACGAGGTCGATGCGGTCCGGACGCCACCGGCGGCCCACGCGCACCATCACCCCGGCGACGCGTTCGCCACCGGAGACGGGCTTGCGCATGGCGGCGGCCTTGCCGCCGCCATCGGTGATGTAGACGGCCTCGGGGTGCAGCAGCCTGACCAGGCCGGCCAGATCCCCGGTCTCGTAGGCGGCGCGAAAGGCGGTCAGCACGCGTTCACGCTCCGCCTTCGACGCCTGCGGCGAAGACTGCTTCGCGTCGGCCACCCGCCGCCGCGCCCGCGAGGCCAGTTGCCGAGCACCCGGCACGGAGACAGCCAGCACTTCGGCGATCCGGACGAACTCGAGACCGAAGACATCGTGCAGGACGAAGGCCACCCGCTCCGGCGGGCTCAACTCCTCCATGATCAGGAGCATCGCCGAGCCGACGGACTCGTCGACGAGGACCGGCTCCGACGCGTCCGGCCCCGTCAGCAGCGGTTCCGGCAGCCACGGCCCGATGTAGGTCTCCCGGCGGAAACGGGCGCTTTTGAGCATGTCGTACGACCGCCGCGCGGACACCGTCACCAGCCAGGCCCGCAGATCATCGATGTCCTGCAGATCTGTTCCGGCCGCCCGCAGCCACACGTCCTGGGTCACGTCCTCGGCATCGGCCACACTGCCCAGCAGCCGGTAGGCCACGCCGAAAACCGCGGGCCGGTGCCTCTCCCATTCGGCCCCGAGCATGTCCTCGTGCTCAGACCCTCCAGGCGCGTAATCGTCGCACATGAGAACCGCGACCTCCTCCAGCGTGCGAATCCTCGAGTCCGGTGCCGCCGAGGTCTTCGCGTCGGCCTTCGTTCAGACGGCGCCCGCATCGATCGCAGGAACGACATCGGCCTCAACGCTCTTCTGTCGCACCCGGTTTGAAGCACCGTGGCCGATTTGGACGATATCGTCCACTTTGCGGTTAGTTGTCTGATTGTGTCAAACCGGCGATAGAGGTCCCCGACCTGGGCCTTCGCGTTGTCCGGCATCATGTCGAGGGCGATCACGAGGGGCCGTTCTTCCCTGGAGTCGCGCCACCGACACGCTTGACAATTCCGACATTACCCAACAAACTGGACGAAATCGTCCAGTCCTCCGTCGGGATCATCCCGCGGGCGCCGACGCGGTCACGGCCACGCCGGCGTGGGGGACGGCTGGCAGCACGCCGGGCGAAACCGCGCTCGACGGCCCGCATCCGCAGGCCCCGAACTCGACTCCCCGACAACACGGCCAGCGCTGAGCAGGAGCGCGGTCATGACGATGACCTTTCGCGGCGGCAACGGGCCCGTACGGGCACTCGCCGCCTGCCTACGCAAAATCCCCGCCGGGCGGGTCGCCGACGTCCTCCTGACCGTCCCGGCGACCCTGAAGGCCCGGCGAGTACGGGACAGATCCCTGCGAGCGGTGGCGTCCATCCGCCTCGAACTGGACGCCATCAACCTCGCGGGCGTGAACACCCGGGTCTCCGAGACAGACGGGAACGGGGAGGCCGCCCAGCTGGCCCGGGCCGTCAACACGACGCTGGAACGGCTGCGCGAGGCCTGCGATCGCGCCGAACGCGCGCGCAAACGGCAGCGGCAGTTCGCCGCGGACGCCTCTCATGAGCTGTGCACTCCCATCGCCGCACTGCGCATGCGGTTGGAGGATGCGCAGTTGCATCCGCGCGAGACCGATCTGGACGATCTCCTCGGCCACACGTTGCATGACCTCGACCGGGTGCAGGGCATCGTCACCGACCTGCTCCTCCTGACCCGCCTGGGGACCGCCCCCCGGAGAGTGGAACAGGTGAACCTCACGGCGCTGGTCCGGGCAGAGGCCGCCCGGCAAATCGACGGGCACCACATCCACCTCCGGCTCGACCCCGAAGTGAACGTCGACGGTGATCCCGAGCAGATCATCCGGATGCTGGGCAACCTGCTCGACAACGCCCGGCGGCACGCCGTCCGCACGATAAGGATCGGCCTGCGTCGCGCGGGGGACCGCGCCGAGCTGTCAATCGCCGACGACGGAGAGGGCATTCCCCCGGCCGACCGCGAGCGGATCTTTCACCGCTTCGTGCGGTTGGACGCCGCCCGCAGCCGGGACAGGGGAGGCGCCGGCCTCGGCCTGGCCGTCGCTCGCGGCATCGCCTCCGCCCACCACGGCAGCCTCCACGTCGAGGGATGCGCATGGGGTGGAGCGTGCTTCGTCCTGCGGATGCCGCTCTCGCCGGGCGGCCGCACGTGATCGATCTGTCCGGCCCTGGCGCCGGGGGACCACGCGTGCCGCTTCCGCCAGGTGTGACGCCACGGGCCCGCAGGGAATCGCGGGAACCGCCGAATCGCGTCGCCCGCCGACGGGGCGCCGAGTCATTGCTCAACTAGGGTGACCGGCCATGAGATTCCTCATCGTCGGTGGCAGTGGATTTCTCGGCAGCGAACTCGCTCGGCGGTGTCTGGCGTCCGGACATGAGGTGGCCGCGACCTACCTCACCCGATCAGGAGAGACCGCCGGCATTGAGTGGTTGCCGCTCGATGTGCGCCGGAAAGAGGCCGTCGACGCGCTGATCAGCGCATTCCGGCCTGATGTGGTCGTCAACGCCGCGTTCCGGCAGACGGATTGGGCGCCCACCGCGATTGGAGCCGTGAACGTGGCTCTCGCTGCCTGTGCGGCTGGCGGGCGTCTGGTCCATGTGTCGAGCGACGCGGTCTTCTCCGGTGCCGCGATCCGCTATGACGAGACCTGTGTTCCCGACCCGATCACTCCGTACGGCGCGGCCAAGGCCGCCGCAGAGACGGCGGTGGCCGCGATCGCGCCGTCGGCGGTCATAGCCCGGACGTCCCTCATCATCGGCGACGGTGACTCCCCGCACGAGGCGCTGGTGCGTTCACTGGCCGGCGGGGCGAGGGGAGTGCTGTTCACCGACGACGTGCGGTGTCCCGTGCACGTCGCCGATCTCGCCGCCGCGCTCCTCGAACTCGCCGTGTCCGGGCATCACGGAGTCCATCACGTCGCGGGGGCCGACGCGGTGAGCCGATACGAGCTGGGAGTGCTCATCGCCCGGCGTGACGGCCTCGACGAAAGTGGTCTGCCATCAGGCCGGCGGGCGGACAGCGGTATACCCGGACCGCTCGATGTGCGTCTGGAATGCGACATGACCCAGCGGCGGCTCCGGACCACGCTACGTGGCGCGCGGCAGTTCCTGGGCGAGGCTTCCTGCTGATCGCGATCTTCTCGTGATGAAGCGGACTCCGACTCCGCTGGCAGCAGGCGCTGCCGCTGCAGATGGGGCAGCACCGGCAGCGTCCGCGATCGATGATCATGACGTTGCGCGAGCTCCAGCAGGGGAGTGGGGAGCCGATCGCCGGTAGCTCACCGGCGAGTTCGGGATCTCCATAGGGCCAGGGCCGGCATCTGGAGTCACTTGACGCGACGGCTGGCGCCGAGGGGGCCGCCTTGATGAGCCAGGGGGGCCGAGTTCCCCCAGACCGGACACTCTAGGCGGATATAGTTCATTTCCGCCTATACCAAACAGAATTCACCTTCTGTCCGGTATGGCGGAGAGCGGGGGTTTCTGTCCGATGGGCGAGGCCTCGCAGCGGATCGCAGCCATCTTGCGGGCGGGGTGCTCGGGGCCGCGGTGACGATGCAATCGCGGGTTCCGGATGTCGTCGGCGCGGCGGGCGCTGCGCCTATGGCGCGCGGGTGAGTGGCGGGCCGGCCGGGCTCCGGCGGCCCTGAAGGCCGGCAGGGCCATCGGAGCCCGCGCGTCCCGGCGCTGCCGGAACGGTCCGGCCGCCGCCGCGTACACGGCGCGGCCGTCGTCGCCGCCGCGCCGGTGCGAGAGTTCGCCGGTCGAGTCCGAGGACCCGGTCGACGATCGCCGGGCCGCGTGCGGCGTGGACTCGGCTCACGGCGCCCGGGAGGCCAATTGGCCGGGTTACCCCGCCTTCTCCTGCCCTGGCACCCCCTTCCGGCAATGCTCGATAATGAACATTATGTCAAGTAGTGCTTTGAAGGCCCTCCCCGTCCGCCGGGATCGGGGTGCTCACGCCGCTGCGGCATCGAGCGCAGCCCGCGGGTGCGGCGTGCACCGGCATCGGCACCGAGCGCGGGCCCAGCGGCTGCTTTCCCTGCTGCGGACGGATGCTTCGCCCACACAACCACGACGAGGGCCGCCGTGGCCGCGTCCGTCCTTGCCCGGTTCGATACGCCTGGCGCAGCTGCCACCGGGACGGCCCCTTGTTCTATCCGTCTCCGGTCGGCCCCTCGGCGAGCCCTGCGGGGGCCGGTCACGCACAGTCACCGCTCCCCTCTCCCCCGCTTTGTCCGCCGCTCGAGGCCCGTGCCCACGAGCGCGACCCGCTGTCGCGGTCCGGCAGCCGGGACGAGACTCACTCCCCCGCGGTCGGCCACTGTGGCGGCGTCCAGCAGGTCGCCCTCTTTTTCTCGCGGTTCGAAGCCGTGCGTGGCGAGTGCCGTCTCAGGCGGGCGCGGGCGACGTCTCTCATGGCGCTTGCGGGAGGACGTCGCCCGTGTCGATCAGCGACTTGAGGTTCGCCAGCACGGCCGGCCATCCGTGTTGTCGTACCAGGCGAAGCCTGTACACCAAGCCAACCGACGACATCGCCGCCGGCCATGTCCAAGAGACAAGATCACGAGGCCCGGGGCATCTCAGCACGACGAATGTGTGGCAGGAACAGGGACGCTAACTGTGGTGCGTCACCGCCAGGGTGCGCACGACGCAGAACTCGTTGCCCTCGGGGTCGGCCATGACCACCCAGCTTCGGTCTGGGCCTTGGCCCACATCTCTCTTGACGGCGCCGAGACCGAGCAGTCTGGTCACCTCGT from Microbispora sp. ZYX-F-249 includes these protein-coding regions:
- a CDS encoding glycoside hydrolase family 15 protein, translated to MRNVVFFSGYPALMSTTPIADLALVSDRHSAGLIGRDGSAEWLCFPRFDGPSVFARLLDDDAGHWAIRPVVPYETTRRYLPQTMVLETTFRTGSGTVVLTDALLAGPDDGGHRLGVGVPHLLARRVSGLGGEVPMEIEYRPRPEYGLVYPILSVVEGGVTARGGVDRLVLTTPVPLCIGDCSGYGVFTVREGETRHFAMQCSTPEETPARVWDQAELAARLDGTIVAWQSWSGLHQAYDGPWRDLVHHSGRVLQALSFQPSGAIVAAATTSLPEWAGGERNWDYRYTWVRDASLTMGALWVAACPDEASEFFAFLTTAAPSLHKDRALQIMFGVRGEHDLSERTLPHLRGWRGSRPVRVGNGAWNQRQIDVYGELLDAAVRLEQQIGDIDDDVRRFLVACADTAAGRWREKDQGIWEIRGEPRDFLYSKLMCWVALDRGIALAGLLRARGRVESWRRTRAEIRDTLLREGWNDRVGAFTQAFGSEELDASALMVPITGFLPAGDSRVLATIDAVADRLTDDHGLVYRYRTGDGIDGLAGEEGAFLLCSFWLAQALAMSGQVGRAGEAFERAAAYANDVGLLSEEVDPGSGELLGNFPQAFSHIGLVNAAWAIDEAERTARAGGAAGAGGA
- a CDS encoding YkgB family protein, encoding MGISTIRYGLVVNLLEIGRIKFEDYEVENIRPLVTSSPPLAWLIARMGEKNVARLLGVTEIVVGSLIGAKPFAPRASALGSFAAVGMFATTLSFLATTREAWQETRGEPKLSLTGQFLVKDVVLLGASLLTAADALRAAERRRLGT
- a CDS encoding cupin domain-containing protein, coding for MRFAGGLLAVATLTAAAPRSTWDRPAHVTTPTVAVTSRHPAETLTPLLQQSLPNVKGRTFTSAIVDFPPDARARPHRHGTAFVYAYVLEGTVRSGLAGEPARIYRQGENWVEQPGAHHVVTENTSRTKRAKLLVVFVSDTGAKLKVDDPRSVHGAA
- a CDS encoding NADP-dependent oxidoreductase — its product is MQAITVRDREAGLAGLSLSDVPYPQAAGNDVIVRVHAAGFTPGELDWPTTWTDRAGRDRTPSVPGHELSGVVEELGFGTTGLSVGQRVFGLADWTRNGSLAEYTAVEARNLAPLPADVDHTLAAAVPISGLTAWQGLFDHGRLTAGQTVLIHGAAGGVGSIAVQLAREAGARVIGTGRSADRDRVLALGADTFLDLQTEKLENAGEADVVFDVIGGDVLDRSAALVRAGGTLVSITLPPKVQPKAGRAVFFVVEPDRARLTELAMRLRDGRLTPVVAAVRPLAEAPAAFAPATRTRGKTIIRVTEDRTGDPL
- the sigJ gene encoding RNA polymerase sigma factor SigJ, encoding MLGAEWERHRPAVFGVAYRLLGSVADAEDVTQDVWLRAAGTDLQDIDDLRAWLVTVSARRSYDMLKSARFRRETYIGPWLPEPLLTGPDASEPVLVDESVGSAMLLIMEELSPPERVAFVLHDVFGLEFVRIAEVLAVSVPGARQLASRARRRVADAKQSSPQASKAERERVLTAFRAAYETGDLAGLVRLLHPEAVYITDGGGKAAAMRKPVSGGERVAGVMVRVGRRWRPDRIDLVEVGGELALVCQREGRVYSVDTFQITDGLISAYRRVINPDKLSHV
- a CDS encoding sensor histidine kinase; protein product: MTMTFRGGNGPVRALAACLRKIPAGRVADVLLTVPATLKARRVRDRSLRAVASIRLELDAINLAGVNTRVSETDGNGEAAQLARAVNTTLERLREACDRAERARKRQRQFAADASHELCTPIAALRMRLEDAQLHPRETDLDDLLGHTLHDLDRVQGIVTDLLLLTRLGTAPRRVEQVNLTALVRAEAARQIDGHHIHLRLDPEVNVDGDPEQIIRMLGNLLDNARRHAVRTIRIGLRRAGDRAELSIADDGEGIPPADRERIFHRFVRLDAARSRDRGGAGLGLAVARGIASAHHGSLHVEGCAWGGACFVLRMPLSPGGRT
- a CDS encoding SDR family oxidoreductase, with protein sequence MRFLIVGGSGFLGSELARRCLASGHEVAATYLTRSGETAGIEWLPLDVRRKEAVDALISAFRPDVVVNAAFRQTDWAPTAIGAVNVALAACAAGGRLVHVSSDAVFSGAAIRYDETCVPDPITPYGAAKAAAETAVAAIAPSAVIARTSLIIGDGDSPHEALVRSLAGGARGVLFTDDVRCPVHVADLAAALLELAVSGHHGVHHVAGADAVSRYELGVLIARRDGLDESGLPSGRRADSGIPGPLDVRLECDMTQRRLRTTLRGARQFLGEASC